The following coding sequences are from one Devosia neptuniae window:
- the pqqC gene encoding pyrroloquinoline-quinone synthase PqqC, whose amino-acid sequence MTAMTAFSVASDAVLDSADDLEAQLRAIGATRYHNLHPFHHLLHGGKLNKGQVQAWALNRYYYQSSIPLKDAVVISRFRDRATRIEWRHRIEDHDGDVGSEGGIERWLQLTSGLGLDNDYVESAEGILPATRFAVDAYIHFVRDRSPLEAIASSLTELFAPNLHEERISGMLEHYDFINPGVMTYFKRRLEQAPRDANFALDYVKANAKTPAERQAVCNALIFKTNVLWVQLDALYHAYVEGHVPPGAFVPAQS is encoded by the coding sequence TTGACAGCAATGACAGCTTTTTCGGTCGCGTCCGATGCGGTGCTCGATAGTGCGGACGATCTGGAAGCGCAGCTGCGCGCCATTGGCGCGACCCGCTACCACAATCTGCACCCCTTCCATCACCTGCTGCATGGCGGCAAGCTCAACAAGGGCCAGGTGCAGGCCTGGGCGCTCAATCGCTATTATTATCAAAGCTCGATCCCGCTGAAAGACGCCGTCGTCATCTCGCGCTTCCGCGACCGCGCGACCCGTATCGAGTGGCGCCACCGCATCGAGGATCATGATGGCGATGTGGGGAGCGAAGGCGGTATCGAGCGCTGGCTGCAACTGACCTCGGGCCTGGGGCTCGACAATGACTATGTCGAATCTGCCGAGGGCATTCTGCCGGCCACGCGCTTTGCGGTGGATGCCTATATCCACTTCGTCAGGGACCGTAGTCCGCTCGAAGCCATCGCCTCGTCCCTCACCGAACTCTTCGCGCCCAATCTGCATGAAGAGCGGATTTCGGGCATGCTGGAGCATTACGACTTCATCAATCCGGGCGTCATGACCTATTTCAAGCGGCGGCTGGAACAGGCGCCGCGCGACGCCAATTTCGCGCTCGATTACGTCAAGGCCAATGCCAAGACCCCCGCCGAGCGGCAGGCGGTGTGCAATGCGCTGATCTTCAAGACTAATGTGCTCTGGGTGCAGCTCGACGCGCTTTATCACGCCTATGTCGAGGGGCATGTGCCGCCCGGCGCTTTCGTGCCGGCTCAATCATGA
- the pqqD gene encoding pyrroloquinoline quinone biosynthesis peptide chaperone PqqD, producing the protein MSVSEASVPTLARGTKLRLDETRQRWVLLVPERVMAPDEIAVEVLKLCDGQRSVADIADHLADIYTAPREEIAGDIIAMLQDLADSGFLVEAAKP; encoded by the coding sequence ATGAGCGTCAGCGAAGCCAGCGTGCCCACCCTGGCGCGCGGCACCAAATTGCGGCTCGATGAAACCCGTCAACGCTGGGTGCTGCTGGTGCCTGAGCGGGTGATGGCGCCCGACGAGATTGCCGTCGAAGTGCTCAAGCTCTGCGACGGGCAGCGCAGCGTCGCTGACATTGCCGACCATCTGGCTGATATCTACACTGCCCCGCGCGAGGAAATTGCCGGCGACATTATCGCCATGCTGCAGGACCTGGCGGATTCGGGCTTTCTGGTCGAGGCGGCAAAGCCATGA
- the pqqE gene encoding pyrroloquinoline quinone biosynthesis protein PqqE: MSPTLSDANDGLAILEGQSVAQAYGIPLAVLLEMTHRCPLQCGYCSNPVEMERAGNELTTDEWKKVLTELAEIGVLQVHFSGGEPSVRKDLVELVRHANDLGLYTNLITSAVLITKERLTEIADAGLAHIQISFQANDPALANRIGGFKNGHAKKLDVAQWSRELGLPLTVNAVMHRQNLHELRDMIALAVQLDADRIEVANVQYYGWALKNRAALMPTIEQIDEATAIVEEERVRLRGILDIDFVVPDYYALRPKKCMGGWGRQFFNITPSGKILPCHAAETITELEFESVRSNHSIAWIWQNSDAFNRYRGTGWMPEPCQSCAFKEIDYGGCRCQAFALTGSAGNTDPACHLSPLHESIFKTAEQESSEGGDRFIYRNFSGGTLEPELP; the protein is encoded by the coding sequence ATGAGCCCGACACTGAGCGATGCCAATGATGGCCTTGCCATTCTGGAAGGCCAGTCCGTCGCGCAGGCCTATGGCATTCCGCTGGCGGTGCTGCTGGAAATGACCCATCGCTGCCCGCTGCAATGCGGCTATTGCTCCAACCCCGTGGAGATGGAGCGGGCGGGCAATGAGCTAACCACCGATGAGTGGAAAAAAGTGCTGACCGAACTGGCCGAAATCGGCGTGTTGCAGGTGCATTTTTCCGGCGGCGAACCCAGCGTGCGCAAGGATTTGGTGGAGCTGGTGCGCCATGCCAATGATCTGGGCCTCTATACCAATCTGATCACCTCGGCGGTGCTGATCACCAAGGAGCGCCTCACCGAAATTGCCGATGCGGGGCTGGCGCATATCCAGATCAGCTTTCAAGCCAATGATCCGGCGCTGGCCAATCGCATTGGCGGCTTCAAGAATGGCCATGCCAAAAAGCTCGACGTGGCGCAATGGTCGCGCGAACTGGGCCTGCCGCTCACCGTCAATGCGGTGATGCATCGGCAGAACCTGCATGAGCTGCGCGACATGATTGCGCTGGCGGTGCAACTCGATGCCGACCGCATCGAGGTGGCCAATGTGCAATATTATGGCTGGGCGCTGAAGAACCGCGCTGCTTTGATGCCCACGATCGAGCAGATCGACGAGGCGACAGCCATTGTCGAGGAAGAACGCGTGCGGCTGCGCGGTATTCTCGACATCGATTTCGTGGTGCCCGACTATTATGCCCTGCGCCCCAAGAAGTGCATGGGTGGCTGGGGGCGGCAGTTTTTCAACATCACGCCCTCGGGCAAAATCCTGCCGTGCCACGCCGCCGAGACCATTACCGAACTCGAATTTGAATCGGTGCGCTCCAACCACTCCATTGCCTGGATCTGGCAGAACTCGGATGCCTTCAATCGCTATCGCGGCACCGGCTGGATGCCCGAGCCGTGTCAGAGCTGCGCCTTCAAGGAGATCGATTATGGCGGCTGCCGCTGCCAGGCATTCGCCTTGACCGGCAGCGCCGGCAATACCGATCCGGCCTGCCATCTCTCGCCCTTGCATGAGAGCATTTTCAAGACGGCCGAGCAGGAATCCAGCGAGGGCGGCGACCGCTTCATCTATCGCAATTTTTCCGGTGGCACGCTGGAGCCGGAGCTGCCATGA
- the pip gene encoding prolyl aminopeptidase, which translates to MTPPDGGGDPFAPLTSQMLDVGDGHSLYVETVGRADGIPAVYLHGGPGSGCQPSHRRLFDPSRFRAVLFDQRGAGRSQPAHSREHNTIQHLIADMELVRTALGIERWLVVGGSWGATLGLAYAQAHPERVSGIVLRATFLGTRAELDWAFGTGLRTFHPGLYEDFLSVLTPDERGTPLDAYFRRILDPDPAIHGPAARAWHDTERVLSEARPGTRRLDLDDVQNGSRLPSTAFMEAHYFAQGSFLAPGQLLAGAGRLKPIPGVIVQGQFDLLCPPAMSYALAKAWGNAEIVLVEGAGHAMSEPGVSEAVVAGIDALAINHPRQ; encoded by the coding sequence ATGACGCCACCCGACGGCGGGGGTGATCCCTTCGCGCCGCTCACCAGCCAGATGCTCGATGTTGGCGACGGGCATAGCCTTTATGTCGAGACGGTGGGCCGGGCCGATGGCATTCCCGCCGTCTATCTGCATGGCGGGCCGGGCAGCGGTTGCCAGCCTTCGCACCGGCGGCTGTTCGATCCCAGCCGGTTTCGCGCGGTGCTGTTCGACCAGCGCGGGGCGGGGCGCAGCCAGCCGGCGCATTCGCGGGAGCACAACACCATTCAGCATCTGATCGCCGATATGGAGCTTGTGCGGACTGCGCTGGGGATCGAGCGCTGGCTGGTCGTAGGCGGCAGCTGGGGCGCAACGCTGGGCCTCGCCTATGCGCAAGCCCATCCCGAGCGCGTCAGCGGCATCGTGCTGCGCGCGACGTTTCTGGGAACGCGGGCCGAGCTGGATTGGGCGTTTGGCACGGGGCTCCGAACGTTCCATCCGGGGCTTTACGAGGACTTCCTCAGCGTCCTTACGCCCGACGAGCGCGGCACTCCGCTGGACGCCTATTTTCGTCGCATCCTTGATCCCGATCCGGCAATCCACGGCCCCGCCGCTCGCGCCTGGCATGATACTGAACGAGTGCTCTCCGAGGCTCGACCGGGTACGAGGCGGCTTGATCTGGATGATGTCCAAAACGGCAGCCGGTTGCCGTCGACTGCATTTATGGAAGCCCATTATTTTGCGCAGGGATCGTTCCTGGCGCCCGGCCAATTGCTGGCTGGGGCAGGGCGGCTCAAGCCTATCCCGGGGGTGATCGTGCAGGGGCAGTTTGACCTGCTCTGTCCGCCCGCGATGTCGTATGCACTGGCAAAGGCATGGGGGAATGCGGAGATTGTGCTGGTGGAAGGGGCAGGGCACGCCATGTCGGAGCCGGGGGTGAGTGAGGCCGTGGTGGCGGGGATCGATGCTCTAGCGATCAATCACCCGCGCCAATAG
- a CDS encoding dipeptidase → MSEPIPVFDGHNDILGHLATSDVADPVQAFLTGSFPSHIDLIKAKTGGFAGGIFAVFCPSPKKPDGALPPGMAFDMAPLPLDLVPAQAMAIQQVSLLYRLEAAGALAVCRNTTEIKAAMARGKIAAVLHIEGVEAIDADLQFLDVLYAAGLRSLGPVWSRDNIFGHGVPFNFPGSPDTGPGLTEAGKRLVAACNRLGVLIDLSHITEKGFWDVAELSSAPLVATHSNVHAICANPRNLTADQLKAIRDSNGMVGLNFATGFLRPDGAWRPDTGLDVMLRHLDAMIEAVGETRVGLGSDFDGAMLPAAIGSSAGLPVLIEALQQHGYNDALVQRLAHGNWLDLLARVIDR, encoded by the coding sequence ATGAGCGAGCCTATTCCGGTCTTTGATGGCCATAACGACATTCTGGGCCATCTGGCGACGTCCGACGTCGCCGATCCGGTGCAAGCCTTCCTCACCGGCTCCTTCCCCAGCCATATCGACCTGATCAAGGCCAAGACCGGCGGCTTTGCCGGGGGCATATTCGCCGTGTTCTGTCCCTCGCCCAAAAAGCCCGATGGCGCGCTACCCCCAGGCATGGCCTTCGATATGGCGCCGCTGCCGCTGGACCTCGTTCCCGCTCAGGCCATGGCGATCCAACAGGTCAGCCTGCTCTATCGGTTGGAAGCCGCTGGCGCCCTCGCCGTCTGCCGCAACACGACTGAGATCAAGGCGGCCATGGCGCGGGGCAAAATCGCCGCCGTGCTGCATATCGAGGGCGTCGAGGCGATCGATGCCGATCTGCAATTTCTCGATGTGCTCTATGCCGCCGGCCTGCGCTCGCTCGGCCCGGTCTGGAGCCGGGACAATATTTTTGGGCATGGCGTGCCGTTCAATTTCCCCGGCTCGCCCGATACCGGCCCGGGCCTGACCGAAGCCGGCAAGCGCCTCGTCGCCGCCTGCAACCGGCTTGGCGTATTGATCGACCTATCCCACATCACCGAAAAGGGCTTTTGGGACGTGGCTGAGCTGTCCAGCGCACCGCTGGTCGCCACCCATTCCAATGTTCATGCCATTTGCGCCAATCCGCGCAATCTCACCGCCGACCAGCTCAAGGCGATCCGCGACAGCAACGGCATGGTGGGGCTCAACTTCGCCACCGGCTTCCTGCGGCCTGACGGCGCGTGGCGACCGGATACCGGACTAGACGTCATGCTGCGGCATCTCGATGCAATGATCGAGGCAGTTGGCGAGACGCGCGTGGGCCTGGGCTCGGACTTCGACGGGGCCATGCTGCCGGCGGCGATTGGCTCGTCGGCTGGGCTGCCGGTGTTGATCGAGGCCCTGCAACAGCACGGGTATAATGATGCGCTGGTGCAGCGGCTGGCGCATGGGAATTGGCTGGACCTATTGGCGCGGGTGATTGATCGCTAG
- a CDS encoding sigma-54-dependent transcriptional regulator → MTRVLVVDDDPVQLRLTAEIANRAGFKPLTATGGEQALAILREDRNIGAMILDLVMPDLDGMAVMEAMRRERLTTPVIIQTANASLETVISAMRQGAADYFVKPVSPERLVISLRNAMKLDTLEAAIRAEHARKAGTFTAADMIAKAPAMGRVLTLCAKAAKSTIPVLIEGETGVGKELVARIIQGSGDRAGKPFITVNCGAIPPNLVESVLFGHKKGAFTGAIADQPGKFAEAHNGTLFLDEIGELPPDTQVKLLRALQDGEIEPVGASRTERVNVRVISATNRRLLNLAKSGEFREDLYYRLNVFPIYVPPLRERMEDVPALVSMFIARFSAEAGKRVLGLSPVALDLLLGYDWPGNVRQLENAVYRAIVLSDGAFLETVDFPQIVAQSAGRETALSDIETVPVPAAPTHIDTATARQRAFEEQPAAPDRFLDASGEIAALAQIERAAIVFAIEHHGGRMSRVARALKIGRSTLYRKLHEYGLAEELINDAA, encoded by the coding sequence ATGACGCGTGTTCTCGTTGTCGACGATGATCCGGTGCAGCTGCGGCTCACCGCCGAAATCGCCAACCGCGCCGGCTTCAAGCCGCTGACCGCCACGGGCGGCGAGCAGGCGCTGGCCATTCTGCGCGAGGATCGCAATATCGGCGCCATGATCCTTGATCTGGTCATGCCTGATCTCGATGGCATGGCGGTGATGGAGGCGATGCGCCGCGAGCGGCTGACCACGCCCGTCATCATCCAGACCGCCAATGCATCGCTCGAAACCGTCATTTCGGCCATGCGCCAGGGCGCGGCGGACTATTTCGTCAAGCCGGTATCACCCGAGCGGCTGGTCATTTCGCTGCGCAATGCCATGAAGCTCGATACGCTCGAAGCCGCCATCCGCGCCGAACATGCCCGCAAGGCTGGCACTTTCACCGCCGCCGACATGATCGCCAAGGCGCCCGCCATGGGTCGGGTGCTCACGCTCTGCGCCAAGGCCGCCAAATCGACCATTCCCGTGCTGATCGAAGGCGAAACCGGAGTCGGCAAGGAATTGGTTGCCCGCATCATCCAGGGCTCGGGTGACCGCGCCGGCAAGCCGTTCATCACCGTCAATTGCGGGGCCATTCCGCCTAATCTCGTCGAATCCGTATTGTTCGGGCATAAGAAAGGCGCCTTTACCGGCGCCATCGCCGACCAGCCGGGCAAGTTTGCCGAAGCCCATAATGGCACGCTGTTTCTCGACGAAATCGGGGAACTGCCGCCCGACACCCAGGTCAAATTGCTGCGCGCCCTGCAGGACGGGGAAATCGAGCCGGTCGGCGCCAGCCGCACCGAGCGGGTCAATGTCCGTGTCATCTCGGCCACCAATCGGCGGCTGCTCAATCTCGCCAAATCCGGCGAGTTCCGCGAAGACCTCTACTACCGCCTCAACGTCTTCCCTATTTATGTGCCGCCGCTGCGCGAGCGCATGGAGGATGTGCCGGCACTGGTTTCCATGTTCATCGCCCGCTTCTCGGCCGAAGCCGGCAAGCGCGTATTGGGGCTCTCCCCCGTGGCGCTTGATTTGCTGCTCGGCTATGACTGGCCGGGCAATGTGCGGCAGCTGGAAAACGCGGTTTATCGCGCCATTGTGCTCAGCGACGGCGCCTTCCTCGAAACCGTCGATTTTCCCCAGATCGTCGCCCAATCCGCCGGCCGCGAAACCGCTTTGTCCGATATCGAAACCGTGCCGGTACCCGCCGCGCCGACCCATATCGACACTGCAACCGCCCGCCAGCGGGCCTTCGAGGAACAACCCGCCGCGCCCGACCGCTTCCTCGATGCCTCGGGCGAAATCGCCGCTTTGGCGCAAATCGAGCGCGCCGCCATCGTCTTTGCCATCGAGCATCATGGCGGGCGCATGTCGCGCGTCGCCCGCGCCCTCAAGATTGGCCGCTCCACCCTCTACCGCAAGCTGCACGAATATGGTCTGGCTGAGGAATTGATCAACGACGCAGCATGA
- a CDS encoding META domain-containing protein — protein MVLRIFAALATIIALTLSGPAMADGAVLSGTVFFRERIMLPDTAKVSVQLLDTSLADAPAKVLGETVASGKSPPYAYAIAYDPDAIVSGHRYSVSARITEGDKLLFISTTHNSVFGSGPDATEILVERVAEAISAASDGWPEGRWLAEDIDGGGVIDNLQTVLELAPDGQVSGMAGCNRFGGKASIDGSALSFGDLFSTEMACAPAIMDQEGKFLDALRRVASYRLDNARGKLILFDAAGNDIMVLARI, from the coding sequence ATGGTCCTCAGAATCTTCGCAGCGCTGGCAACGATCATCGCCCTCACCCTGTCCGGCCCCGCAATGGCCGACGGCGCTGTCCTCAGCGGCACGGTGTTCTTTCGCGAGCGCATCATGCTGCCCGATACCGCTAAGGTCAGTGTGCAATTGCTCGACACCTCGCTGGCCGACGCTCCCGCCAAGGTGCTGGGGGAGACCGTGGCCAGCGGCAAGTCGCCGCCGTATGCCTATGCCATTGCCTATGATCCCGACGCGATCGTGTCCGGCCACCGCTATTCGGTGTCTGCCCGCATCACCGAGGGCGACAAGCTGCTCTTTATCTCGACCACGCATAACAGCGTGTTCGGCTCGGGCCCCGACGCCACCGAAATCCTGGTCGAGCGGGTTGCCGAGGCTATTTCCGCGGCCAGCGACGGCTGGCCGGAAGGGCGCTGGCTGGCCGAGGACATTGATGGCGGTGGGGTGATCGATAATCTGCAGACCGTGCTGGAGCTGGCGCCCGATGGGCAGGTGAGCGGTATGGCTGGCTGCAACCGTTTTGGTGGCAAGGCCAGCATTGATGGTTCGGCGCTCAGCTTTGGCGATCTGTTTTCGACCGAGATGGCCTGCGCCCCGGCCATCATGGACCAGGAGGGCAAATTCCTCGATGCGCTGAGGCGGGTGGCGAGCTACCGCCTCGACAATGCCCGCGGCAAGCTGATCCTGTTCGATGCAGCTGGTAATGACATCATGGTTCTCGCCCGGATTTGA